Proteins from one Telopea speciosissima isolate NSW1024214 ecotype Mountain lineage chromosome 1, Tspe_v1, whole genome shotgun sequence genomic window:
- the LOC122641707 gene encoding 14-3-3-like protein — MAAAAVIPSPREENVYMAKLAEQAERYEEMVEFMEKVTVTAESEELTVEERNLLSVAYKNVIGARRASWRIISSIEQKEESRGNEDHVATIRDYRSKIESELSSICDGILRLLDSRLIPSAAAGDSKVFYLKMKGDYHRYLAEFKTGAERKEAAESTLAAYKSAQDIAIAELAPTHPIRLGLALNFSVFYYEILNSPDRACNLAKQAFDEAIAELDTLGEESYKDSTLIMQLLRDNLTLWTSDMQDDGADEIKEAPKREEEQQ, encoded by the exons ATGGCGGCCGCAGCAGTAATTCCCTCTCCTCGTGAGGAGAATGTTTACATGGCGAAACTCGCCGAACAGGCCGAGCGGTACGAAGAGATGGTTGAGTTCATGGAGAAGGTCACGGTCACGGCGGAGTCCGAGGAGCTCACCGTCGAGGAGCGAAACCTCCTCTCCGTCGCTTACAAGAACGTAATCGGCGCTCGCCGTGCTTCTTGGCGTATCATTTCTTCGATCGAGCAGAAGGAAGAGAGCCGCGGCAACGAGGACCACGTTGCCACGATCCGTGACTACAGATCTAAGATCGAGTCTGAGCTTTCCTCGATCTGTGATGGCATCTTGCGTCTCCTTGATTCTAGACTCATTCCTTCTGCCGCCGCTGGTGATTCCAAGGTTTTTTACCTCAAGATGAAGGGTGATTATCACCGCTATCTTGCCGAGTTTAAGACTGGTGCGGAGCGTAAAGAGGCCGCTGAGAGCACTCTCGCTGCTTATAAGTCGGCGCAG GATATTGCAATTGCGGAGCTCGCTCCAACCCATCCGATCCGGCTAGGGCTTGCTCTTAACTTCTCTGTTTTCTACTACGAGATCTTGAACTCTCCAGACCGAGCCTGTAATCTTGCGAAACAG GCATTCGATGAAGCCATTGCGGAGCTGGATACACTAGGAGAGGAGTCCTACAAAGATAGCACTCTGATAATGCAGTTGCTTCGCGACAACCTTACATTATGGACCTCTGACATGCAG GATGATGGGGCTGATGAGATCAAAGAAGCACCTAAGCGTGAGGAGGAACAGCAGTGA
- the LOC122641679 gene encoding lanC-like protein GCL1, with product MPSIVGIPSKEGHEECNERLDQNHVADLTAINVSLPAEKFLQAAISLKDQVVEATWKGGGGRDSGQSLDTTVYKGLLGTAFTCLRSYEVTGNHHDLLLSAEIIDTCALLAPTLTRHPTFLCGRGGVYALGAVVANYRSDPLRRDYFVNLFLEVAQERALPSGPDEGGFGMPYELLHGRAGFLWAALFINKHLGQETVPMDLLMPVVEAVLAGGRAGVSDTTACPLMFRFHGTRYWGAAHGLAGILHVLLHFPLSGEDAEDVKGTLRYMMRNRSPHSGNYPSSEGNPRDKLVQWSHGATGIAITLCKAAQVFSSDREFRDAAIEAGEVVWKSGLVRKVGLADGVSGNAYAFLALYRLTGDSIYEERAKAFSSFLYYNARKIVTAGHLHGADHAYSLFEGLAGTACLWFDMLSPESSKFPGFELE from the exons ATGCCTTCGATAGTGGGAATACCGTCTAAGGAAGGCCATGAGGAATGCAACGAACGGTTAGATCAGAACCACGTGGCAGATCTTACGGCTATAAACGTTTCTCTACCAGCTGAGAAGTTTCTTCAAGCGGCGATTTCTCTCAAAGACCAG GTGGTGGAGGCGACTTGGAAAGGCGGAGGAGGAAGAGACAGTGGACAAAGCTTGGACACAACTGTATATAAAGGTTTGCTTGGGACAGCTTTCACTTGCTTAAGGTCCTACGAAGTTACCGGTAACCACCACGACCTGCTATTGTCCGCCGAGATTATCGACACCTGCGCCCTTCTCGCACCGACCCTCACAAG GCACCCTACGTTTTTATGCGGGAGAGGTGGAGTTTACGCACTTGGAGCTGTTGTAGCTAATTACAGAAGTGACCCTCTGAGGCGTGATTATTTCGTGAACCTTTTCCTTGAG GTGGCACAAGAAAGAGCACTTCCAAGTGGACCAGATGAAGGTGGGTTTGGGATGCCTTATGAGCTTCTGCATGGGCGAGCTGGATTCCTATGGGCAGCGTTGTTCATAAACAAGCATCTTGGGCAAGAGACAGTGCCCATGGACCTTCTAATGCCAGTGGTAGAAGCTGTATTGGCAGGGGGTAGGGCAGGAGTGTCTGACACTACCGCGTGCCCACTGATGTTCAGGTTTCATGGGACAAGGTACTGGGGTGCGGCTCATGGTCTTGCTGGAATCCTTCATGTCCTACTTCACTTCCCTCTCTCTGGAGAAGATGCAGAGGATGTCAAAGGGACTCTTAGATATATGATGAGAAACAGGTCTCCACATAGTGGCAATTATCCTTCAAGTGAAGGGAATCCAAGGGACAAGTTAGTGCAATGGTCACATGGTGCCACTGGCATTGCCATCACTCTATGCAAAGCAGCCCAG GTGTTCTCTAGTGATAGAGAGTTCCGAGATGCTGCAATAGAAGCAGGGGAAGTGGTGTGGAAGAGTGGGTTGGTTAGAAAGGTTGGGCTAGCAGATGGTGTGAGTGGCAATGCATATGCATTCCTCGCACTCTATCGTTTAACAGGAGATAGCATTTACGAAGAGAGAGCCAAGGCATTTTCTAGCTTCTTGTACTACAATGCAAGGAAAATTGTAACAGCTGGCCATCTCCATGGAGCTGATCATGCCTATTCCCTCTTTGAAGGGCTTGCTGGAACAGCTTGTCTCTGGTTTGATATGCTTTCTCCAGAGAGCTCCAAGTTCCCCGGGTTTGAGCTTGAATGA